A segment of the Symmachiella macrocystis genome:
TGCGTCGAAAACCCTTGGATTTGGTTGTCTTCCAATCGCAGATCTTTGATTTGTTTGCCGATTTGAATCCCCACCCGCTCGCCCGCCCCACGCGTTTCGCGGATGTCGTTGCCGCGGATCGTGATTGATTCTAGTTTGCCTTGTAAGTCGACTGCGACTCCCTTTTCGGCACCACTGTCGATAATCCGATTGTCGGCCACCGTGTTGCGGTGCGGCGCAAAATTTTTGCCCCGTTCATCCACCCGAAACAACACGCCCACCTGACCGCTGCGCAAGATGTCGTTATTGCGGATCAAGTTGTCCGTGTCGCAATGACCAATGGAGATACCGTACTTGGTATTGGCCTCGATGAGGTTCTTTTCGCACAAACCGTATTTGACGCCCCAGCAGAAAAAGACGCCAATGCCGTTCCGCTCCAATTTGTTCCCCACGATAACCGGTCGCTGGGAGCCGGAGCCGGGGTGTAAACCCAAATCGGCGTTGTCATGGCTGTAGCAATTCTCAACGACGACGTCGTGGCAAATCTGCCAGCTGATGCCGTCGCCGTTGTAATTGCGGGTCGTGACATTGCGAAACGTGATGTTGTTGCAATCCTGCAAAAAAACGCAGCCGCCGTAATTGCCGTTGAAGTTTTCATTGTTTTCGCGGTTGCCGTCGAACGTCAAATTCTCGATCACCACATTTTCCACATGCTCACCATTGAACAGCGCATGTAGCGCCGTGGCAGTCGGCTTGCCGGACAACCAAAGGTTCTTCCGTAGCCCCTTGTCGAGTTTGAAGCGATTTCCGGACCGGGCAACGAACGTACGTTTGAGCACCTCGTTGCTGCCGTTGTCAGCATTCTTGGTTCGTAAACAAACCGCGTCACCCACACGAAACCCATGCCCAGCAGCCAACGTCACTTCTTGATCATACCAATCGGAATCCTCGGTCAGCTTTGCGGAATGCGAGGGCTCTTTGATGATCACAGAATCCGTGCCCGAACCGACGATCCGCACACTCGATGCCAACTGTACGGCGCTGCGGGTTTTGTAGATACCCGGCAGGATCTTCACCGTGCCGCCCCCCAAGCGGGCTACATAATCGACAGCCGCCTGCAGCACTTTGTCATCGCTGCCGACAAGCTGCGCGTTCTTGGGGCCGACAGTCACCGTCAGTCGTTCTTCCCAGTCCGGCTCGGCAACGCGATCGCCTGATGTCGCCCGTGGTGAGGTAACCGGGGGACGTCCTTCCGCGCCCTGAGCGGAACCGGTCAAAACCGCAGCACCCAGGCCGCTCGCTGCAAACAGAAATGAACGTCGGTCCAATGGCGATAGTCCGGGAATGTGTGTCGTCACTGCGCATGTCTCCTCAATGTGAATGGCACCGGCCCGCGGAAACGCCGCCAGGTTTTCTCTCACTCCGTATTGGTGACATTGTAGGTTCTTGCTGTCATCAATTCGAGCCGATCTGCCGATCAGACTCGATCCTAACTGGGGGCACGTCATACGAGTCGACAGAGATTACGGGCTGCTGTCCGTATACAGACCGGGCGAACTGCTATGCAACAGGCTACGGCACAACGGCTAAAACGGCCTGAACGGCCAGATTTGCGGCGCCAACAGGACTGTGACGATCCATAGAATGATGCTCAATGGCGCTCCGAGTTTGACGTAATCGAAAAGCCGATATCCCCCCGGACCGTAGACCATCAGGTTGGTTTGATAACTCATGGGTGTTGCTAACGCGATGGAAGCGGCGACCATCACTGCCATGACAAACGGAAGCTGACTGACCCCGACATCGTTTGCGGTCTTGATAGCGATCGGCACAATAATCACAGCAGCCGCCACGTTGGTGATTAGATTCGTAAACACCATCGTGATGAAATAGATCGCTGCAAGCGCTAAGTAGGGGTGATTATTTCCGACCGCCTTGACGAGCAAGTCGGACACCCCCTCGGCTGCGCCGCTGCTTGTCATGGCTTGACTCAGAGCAAACCCGGCGGCAATGACAATCAACACCTGCCAATCCACCGCGCGGCGCGCATCGGCTCCGCCGCAGCAACGGAAGATCAACATCAGCCCGGCGGCCAGCATCGGAGCCAACGGCATCGTCATGAAATCCAACGACACCACCGTGACCATCGCAGCGAGGATACCCAGAGCAATCCAAGCCCGTTCGTGCCGCGGCTGGGCTGAATCTTGAAGCATGCTCACGAGAAAGAAATCACGAGAGTTTTTTTGCCGTTCTAAAAACGAAGGATGCGCTTCCAGCAACAGCGTATCGCCGGGCCACAAGGAAATGTCGCCAATCTTCTTTTCCAGCCGTTGTCCGTTACGAGCAACGGCAATGACCGCCGCGTTGTAGACGGTTCGAAATCGGCCTTCGCGAATCGTTTTTCCCACCAACGGGCAGGTCGTCGAGACGACCGCTTCCAATAGTCGCCGTTCCGAACGTGGGCTTTTGAGTTGAAAGATCTGATCGGGGGCCGGTTGCAGGCCGCGAATTTTCTGCAAGTCAATCACCGAATCGATCACGCCCACAAACACCAAGCGGTCGTTGGCCTGCAAACGTTCTTGTGGCGAGACCGCCGGCAAGACGTGTCCACCCCGATCGATTTCGATCAGGTACACGCCTTGCAAATGCCGCAGACCGGCTTCCTCAATCGTGCGGCCCACCAACGGGCTGCCCGGTTCGACCAACAATTCGATTGTGTATTCCCGCGCGTCATCTCCATGGCTGATTGCCGGGCGACGATCCGGCAACAGTCGTCCACAAAACAGAATCACATAGGCAATGCCAATCAATGAGACCGGCAGCCCCAACCAGGCAATCTCAAACATCCCCAAACCGGGGTTGCCCGCTTTGATCAACAGGTCGTTGATCACCATGTTTGTGCTGGTGCCGATTAACGTGCACGTGCCGCCCAGAATGGCGGCATAGGAGAGTGGCAACAGCAATCGCGAGACCGACTGTCCATACTTTTTGGACCAGTCCCCAATCACCGGCATCATGACGGCTACAACGGGGGTGTTGTTCAAAAACGCACTCATGATCGCGACGGGAAGCATAATCCGCGCCTGCGCAGCGCGCTCCGTCGACGGTTTGCCAAGGACATACTGCGACAGAAATGCCATCGCACCGGTTTCCTGCAAGCCGGCCGCCACAACAAATAACGCACCAATCGTTACCAACGACGGTTCGCTCAAACCCTGCAGGGCTTCTTTTTCGGTAATGACCCCAGCCGCGATTAATAGCGTCACGCCACCGACAAAGACAATGTCAGCCCCCACGCGTCCAAAGGCCAGCGTGCCAACAATCAGTGCCGTCACCGCCAGCGTATACCAAGCTTCCCAGCCCATGATCGATCGTCTCTTCCGCTGTTGTTACATTCACCATCGCATCCCATCATGGAGAACAGGTGCGTCTAAGCGTTTGCATCGGGAATAGGCAGTATCTCAATTCAACGTTCCGGGGGCAACTTCACAAATTCTCGACAATGTTTATCGAACTCGTTTCAAAACCCGGTTACGCGCCATCTCGAAACTCGTAGCTCCATTATTAGTCGGACGCGGCAGATGGTTTTGAAACGACTTGTAGAGAGACCCCTATCCAGGCAGCTAGGTTCGTTGAATTCCGTAGCGGCACAGTGTCTTGTTTCTGCGAACTGGTTGCAACTTCAACATATTCCAGTTAGCTTCGGAAATTAAAGAATTCCACAAATGAATGCCCCTGAATCAAACGCGGAGCTTACACCGATGAAACGCTTTACGAAACCTGGATTGTCGATGTTGCTGGGCTTGTACTTCGCCCTGTTGGCTGGCGATGTCGTTGCCAAGGAACCCATCGATATCGGCTCGCGACGTGAACTGTTTGTCGACCGCC
Coding sequences within it:
- a CDS encoding right-handed parallel beta-helix repeat-containing protein, whose amino-acid sequence is MTTHIPGLSPLDRRSFLFAASGLGAAVLTGSAQGAEGRPPVTSPRATSGDRVAEPDWEERLTVTVGPKNAQLVGSDDKVLQAAVDYVARLGGGTVKILPGIYKTRSAVQLASSVRIVGSGTDSVIIKEPSHSAKLTEDSDWYDQEVTLAAGHGFRVGDAVCLRTKNADNGSNEVLKRTFVARSGNRFKLDKGLRKNLWLSGKPTATALHALFNGEHVENVVIENLTFDGNRENNENFNGNYGGCVFLQDCNNITFRNVTTRNYNGDGISWQICHDVVVENCYSHDNADLGLHPGSGSQRPVIVGNKLERNGIGVFFCWGVKYGLCEKNLIEANTKYGISIGHCDTDNLIRNNDILRSGQVGVLFRVDERGKNFAPHRNTVADNRIIDSGAEKGVAVDLQGKLESITIRGNDIRETRGAGERVGIQIGKQIKDLRLEDNQIQGFSTQVSDNRE
- a CDS encoding SLC13 family permease → MGWEAWYTLAVTALIVGTLAFGRVGADIVFVGGVTLLIAAGVITEKEALQGLSEPSLVTIGALFVVAAGLQETGAMAFLSQYVLGKPSTERAAQARIMLPVAIMSAFLNNTPVVAVMMPVIGDWSKKYGQSVSRLLLPLSYAAILGGTCTLIGTSTNMVINDLLIKAGNPGLGMFEIAWLGLPVSLIGIAYVILFCGRLLPDRRPAISHGDDAREYTIELLVEPGSPLVGRTIEEAGLRHLQGVYLIEIDRGGHVLPAVSPQERLQANDRLVFVGVIDSVIDLQKIRGLQPAPDQIFQLKSPRSERRLLEAVVSTTCPLVGKTIREGRFRTVYNAAVIAVARNGQRLEKKIGDISLWPGDTLLLEAHPSFLERQKNSRDFFLVSMLQDSAQPRHERAWIALGILAAMVTVVSLDFMTMPLAPMLAAGLMLIFRCCGGADARRAVDWQVLIVIAAGFALSQAMTSSGAAEGVSDLLVKAVGNNHPYLALAAIYFITMVFTNLITNVAAAVIIVPIAIKTANDVGVSQLPFVMAVMVAASIALATPMSYQTNLMVYGPGGYRLFDYVKLGAPLSIILWIVTVLLAPQIWPFRPF